Proteins found in one Fodinibius saliphilus genomic segment:
- a CDS encoding tetratricopeptide repeat protein — translation MSEDNKSKIKQLARQIKNNPGDSFSKFALALEFRKNGEFKKARILFEDILSSDPEYVGVYYHLGKLYEALDRLKDAKKLYTKGIDIAQKQNKGRTKTELKEALSQVEIEIEQRTT, via the coding sequence ATGAGTGAAGACAATAAATCCAAGATCAAACAGCTGGCAAGGCAAATAAAGAACAATCCCGGTGATTCGTTTTCAAAATTTGCCCTGGCCCTGGAATTTCGCAAAAACGGAGAATTTAAAAAGGCACGAATTCTTTTCGAGGATATTTTGAGCAGCGACCCGGAGTATGTCGGAGTTTATTACCATCTTGGGAAGCTATATGAAGCCTTAGATCGACTAAAAGATGCCAAAAAACTTTATACGAAAGGAATTGATATTGCGCAGAAGCAAAATAAAGGGCGTACAAAAACAGAATTAAAAGAAGCGCTGAGCCAAGTAGAAATCGAAATTGAACAACGAACAACTTAA
- a CDS encoding LysM peptidoglycan-binding domain-containing protein, with protein MTKQQTVFVKSIIPLLALLLMVTMVSLAQSTTHTVKKGETLFSIAQKYGVEIPQLKKWNDITAENLSVGQSLVIRSTNTDNKDKTTHTVEEQETLFSISKSYNVSIAEIKSWNDLSSNNLSVGQKLVIYPSKEQGNIQQSIVAEDNTQQNTYYTVKSGDSLYRIAQAHNMTITELKELNDLSSNTIRIGQKLTVRGQGDDTTPSIASKANSSPQGKFISHEISGSSQPLDVLLKKFQMTETEFRALNPGVEGTTLYPGQNLTVLAPPSKKYQNPYLNDSNMQSLGTTPVSKYSEKEKATPTTNGELYNPAALTAAHSNISLGSVVYIENPNNNKGVFVRINDRNSGNTLKLSSTAWQLLEFSSSEPTVTIYQN; from the coding sequence ATGACCAAGCAACAAACTGTTTTCGTAAAATCCATTATCCCACTTTTGGCATTACTTCTGATGGTAACGATGGTATCTTTGGCCCAGAGCACAACACATACCGTTAAGAAAGGTGAAACTCTGTTTAGTATTGCCCAAAAGTATGGAGTAGAAATCCCACAGCTTAAAAAGTGGAACGACATAACGGCCGAAAATCTATCGGTCGGACAATCGCTGGTTATTCGCTCTACCAATACCGATAACAAAGATAAAACTACCCATACTGTAGAAGAGCAAGAGACGTTATTTTCGATCTCTAAATCCTATAATGTGAGTATTGCAGAGATAAAATCTTGGAATGACTTATCATCAAATAATTTATCAGTAGGGCAAAAACTGGTCATCTATCCGAGTAAAGAACAAGGCAATATCCAACAATCCATAGTTGCAGAAGACAATACTCAACAAAACACTTATTACACTGTTAAAAGTGGAGACTCACTTTATCGTATTGCCCAAGCTCATAACATGACGATTACTGAGCTTAAGGAACTTAACGATCTCTCTTCTAATACGATCCGTATTGGTCAAAAACTAACAGTAAGAGGCCAAGGCGATGACACTACACCCTCGATAGCCTCCAAAGCGAACTCCTCTCCACAGGGTAAATTTATTTCTCATGAAATTTCCGGCAGTTCACAACCCCTTGATGTGTTACTCAAAAAATTTCAGATGACTGAAACAGAGTTTCGCGCACTTAATCCCGGTGTTGAAGGCACCACTTTATATCCCGGCCAAAACCTTACTGTTTTAGCCCCCCCTTCAAAAAAGTATCAAAATCCGTATCTCAATGATTCGAATATGCAAAGCCTGGGGACCACTCCCGTTTCTAAATACAGCGAAAAAGAAAAGGCAACTCCTACCACCAATGGTGAGCTCTACAATCCTGCAGCCCTGACAGCTGCACATTCAAATATCTCACTGGGGTCGGTCGTCTATATTGAAAATCCCAACAATAATAAGGGAGTTTTTGTACGTATTAATGATCGCAACTCCGGCAATACGCTCAAACTATCTTCTACTGCCTGGCAGCTCCTAGAATTTAGCAGCAGTGAACCAACGGTAACGATCTATCAAAATTAA
- the aroC gene encoding chorismate synthase produces MIRYLTAGESHGPQLTGISEGVPAGLPITEDEIALHLARRQKGYGRGGRMAFEKDRATFLSGVRFGKTTGAPIAMSIPNRAHEKDDSNWPKVLNKEGDGSDVEAITVPRPGHADLTGVQKYRYDDIRPAIERSSARETAMRVACCSIARQFLKHFGIEIGGHVTRIGSVGYENSWEDVRKRVDPMLDDGAETVFEEADQSPVRCLDEGLTQQMRDLIIKRRKEGSSLGGHWEVIVTGLPAGLGSFVHWDRKLDGKIAQAIMGTQAMKGVEIGQGFESGRRHGQEVHDEIIYKDDDFKRRTNRMGGIEGGISTGMPLIVRGVMKPIPTMLTPIDTVDFKSKEKKDTRYERSDVCALPRAIVVVESVIATVLANAFLEKFGGDSIEEIEERYKK; encoded by the coding sequence ATGATACGATATTTAACAGCCGGTGAATCACACGGGCCACAATTAACTGGCATTTCAGAAGGCGTTCCGGCAGGGCTCCCTATAACAGAAGACGAAATAGCATTACACCTTGCCCGTCGCCAAAAAGGTTACGGACGCGGCGGCCGTATGGCGTTCGAAAAAGATCGGGCTACCTTTCTCTCCGGCGTTCGTTTTGGAAAAACCACCGGGGCCCCTATTGCAATGAGCATCCCTAATCGGGCCCATGAAAAAGATGATTCAAACTGGCCCAAAGTACTTAACAAAGAAGGCGACGGCAGTGATGTAGAAGCCATTACCGTACCGCGTCCCGGACACGCCGACCTTACGGGAGTGCAGAAGTACCGGTATGATGATATTCGACCCGCTATTGAGCGCTCCAGTGCTCGCGAAACTGCTATGCGAGTAGCGTGTTGCTCTATTGCTCGCCAATTCCTCAAGCATTTTGGAATCGAAATAGGCGGACATGTAACAAGGATCGGAAGTGTAGGCTACGAAAATTCCTGGGAAGATGTTCGGAAACGGGTAGATCCCATGCTGGACGATGGAGCCGAAACGGTATTTGAAGAAGCCGACCAATCGCCTGTTCGTTGCCTGGATGAGGGGCTCACCCAGCAGATGCGCGATCTTATAATAAAACGTCGCAAAGAGGGAAGTTCACTGGGCGGCCACTGGGAAGTAATTGTTACCGGACTACCCGCAGGGCTTGGTAGCTTTGTACACTGGGACCGTAAGCTGGATGGAAAAATTGCACAAGCCATTATGGGTACCCAGGCAATGAAAGGAGTGGAGATTGGACAAGGCTTTGAATCGGGCCGTCGCCACGGGCAGGAGGTTCACGATGAAATTATCTATAAGGACGATGACTTTAAGCGCCGCACCAATCGCATGGGCGGTATTGAGGGAGGAATCTCCACGGGTATGCCCTTAATTGTGCGCGGTGTTATGAAACCGATACCCACCATGCTCACCCCCATTGATACGGTTGATTTCAAATCTAAGGAAAAGAAAGATACTCGTTATGAGCGATCAGACGTCTGTGCCCTGCCTCGTGCCATCGTTGTAGTCGAAAGTGTTATTGCTACAGTGTTGGCCAATGCGTTCCTGGAAAAGTTCGGCGGCGACTCGATCGAAGAAATTGAGGAGCGCTATAAAAAGTAA